CCTGTAAGCAACAAACATTAAAAAGTTCAATAGCAATTTGTAACAAAGTTCATAAGCAATTAAACAGTCTTGTAAACTCCATACCTTGGCAGCCAAACCCAAGACTTCTCCATCATCGAACAAGACCAACAATACAGCTCCACATACACTCACATTAAACCGAAAGACATATCAACAACACATGAGAGAAAAAGCAAAGCTAAATTCGAAAACAATTACCCACCTTAGTTAGGGTTTCTGAGAAATCGACTGAGATAGATTGAGAAATCGAGTTGCTGTGAGCTCTAAATCGAGTGAGAGAGAGTATGAAATCGAGTGAACTCCTAGATTAGGGTTTCCACAGTGAAATcgagttgagagagagagagatggagttGCATGAGAGACAAATCGagttgcgagagagagagaaaccgaTTAGAGATTGAGAAATTGAGTTGAGAAAGGGAGAAATCGAGTTGAGAGAGTAAGGAATCGAGTGAGAGCCAGAGAAATCGAGAGAGAGTTTGAGTGTCTCAGATCTGCCTTAGAGAaaaattgagaaagagagaagagtgtcGACTCAGATCTATTTTGCTATAGGGAGAAAAACGAAATTTTCCCccctttttaatttcaatagcGGTTTACTAATTTTTTAGAACCAATTTGGCCCACGTCAATTTTTTTGTTCCCGCTTTTAACCATTGGTAGCgtttaaaaataactaaacgCTATCTGTAATACACGGTTAACTCAAAGAAAGCATAAACATCAAAAACGCTATCCTTTTGTGCTATCAATAATCAAATTTCCTGTAGTGCAAGTTTTATACTAATATCTTAAGTGCAGCCAAgtattgaaacaaaataaaactaacatccTAAGTGCCACCAACTAGATCTTCCATTGAACTCGTAACACCAACAACCGGATCTTCACGGCGCTAGCCACACCATCCTCTTCCTTCATCGCCTTAACTAACGATTGTACTTGTGTTCAAGGAAAAGCAAAGCTCTTTCATATTAAGTTAAGTCCTTAACTCAAGGCTAAAAATCTAAGAGAATTTGCAGATTATTAAACATTACCACACAACCTTATATGTATGGGCTTGTCACCAGCTTCAGGCCATTTCACAATTCTGCAGAAGCCTTTTCGCCTTCTAATCTCATTTTAAATCTCATGCCGATGGAGTAGTTATTCTTCACAGACTCCATATACTGATCAAACGGAAGAATAAACTCAGATGGGCTCATCctgtatcaaacaaaacagCAGTGCAAGAACATTTAGTAGAGCAATTCAGTGCCAAGAACCAGACAAATAGAGACAAGCCTTGATGATGAAACTGAACATCATGAACCAACAGGAAATCAAACAATTAACGATTCACCAATTGATGTTTCATAAACCAAACCAGTTAAACAAGTTTGATACTTACCTTTACTATCATCCATCTCTCAATGCAAAAACTTGTAACGTAGTTAAACGTTtagacaaaacaagaacaatcacACTAATGTACTAACTAACCATTCAAAATACTAACATGTCTTCCATTTCAATCTCCTTATCCTCCTTTTGAAAGAAGACACAAGCAATATGATTAtaactctaaaaaaaaggttgagatattatgtatatcatatatatataagtacacaCAAAATTTAGGAGAGACGACAATACACACCAAAGCTAAGAGTCAATAAAATCCTACAAACTTTTGGAGTAAGAAGCAGACATATTCAAAATCGAGAACTAAAGAATTTCTGACCTTGGTGAAGATCGATCTCAGAACCATTTTATAGACTATAGTCAAATGCCTTGAGCTTACTTGCAAACCATTAGAtgtctgcaaaaaaaaaaaactcaaatcaacAAGGAAAAGACCTTAGATCTGGTTTCTctcaaagaagaacaaaaaagtcTTCGGAGTACCATCTCAAGCTCAAGCTTCAAGATCCTCCTTTTGAGCTTCAATTTCAAGCTCATCCTTTTGAGCTACAAGCTCCCCCTTCTCATgacaccttcttcttcacatgaGTCTCTACTGCAAAATACTaaccataataaaaaaatcattcacTCTCCAATGGAGGagagaaattacaaaattgCAGCAAATGAGTATACATACTCGAGTATTAAACCAATATATGAGACCAGATTTATGTATATCCTCCAAATCTATGAAGAAAGCAGCGTAAAGAAAATCTAAATCCGCTATCTATAGAGTCCCAATTCGAGATCTGAAAGCGTTTAAACTATAGTAACAATGAACCATGTGAGCCGGGATTTCGAGAGaacatagaagaagaaagagaagaagaagcagaaatgGCTGTTGGATTGGCCACGAAATAAAACCCAACAGGGACTAGTGGAGCCGGCTATTGATAGACGAGGAGGAGAATCAGCGACGACATCAGCGACCAGGATTTTGAGATGAGAAGAGACACTTCTTATCCAcatggtgatgaagatgaatcaAGAGGAAAGATTGATTTGTGTTCTGATGAGGCTGACGACCTAGGTTTTGATttgggggatttttttttttgttctttctatcGTATAGAAaagtgtaagttttttttttatatttggaaTGTGGGACATAAATTTTTTAGATCTAGGATACATGGCGGATAAGTGAATTTTTTCAGAAAGTATTGGCGGAATAAACGATTTTTGCTTTCGACTTAGTGATTTTTTTATCTTAGCTTTTATTTAGTGTTATAGTATagtgattaaaataaaatattgatctTTCATAACAGTTCAGTAAAATGAGCTATCTTCGTGTGCTATTAATGTtgatatttcttgtagtgatacaAACAATCCTGCGGTGTAGCGCAGGTACTATCCTAGTGTACAATAAAAGTACAAGGAGTTTCTCTCCAGACACATCAACATTTTGGTAAAATATGAAGCTGACACCTCATTTAAAAacttaaccaatcaaaatattttaatcaatacaCATCAGCTTTTCAACTTaacacatcattttttttaattaaaaatataatttttaatagataACCAATacaatcaaaacatataataaactTCATCATTTAAAATTTGTGGATGacacataaatttttaatttgtagaaagaagaacaaaaatatacagtatatatatatatatatatatatatatatatataatttttttctactGTTGATATAGCATTATTAATTTGgaactttcaaattttactTCTAACGCATTGTTGATTCCAagtattacaaagaaaaaaaaagtgaaatcgATGAtagtaaaaattttatatagacTATTTTAAGAGCTTTACTAGcgtaatgaaaatataaattcaaagaaaaaaggtATAAAAGCTGAAGTGAGCTCTTGAAGGTATGTAAACCTCTTTGAAAATGAAATCTaatgaaaacataacaaataagaACACTTAGTTTAGTTTAAAGCATTTGAAAGCTAACATCTTGTTAAAAATATGTACCAACAGAGTTAAGAGAAATAATACACCTCATTTttatactaaaatattaaaaagtagaCAACATCTTTCATAATGAGTTCAATATGATTATTtcagttttgtaaattatagtCTCActctataatattaaattattaatagaaTATATCAAAGTAGAAAacaagtttataaataaaattgttgtatatatctatatataaaatttatattcttaCCTATATTTATAACCTGAGATTGCGTTGGAATAATAGTCAAattaatctatactagtatttttgcagaaacttgacaaaaaaattcATCTCCATTGACTTTAGCATtcaatgcattgactttaatattagttaccaaaaatttcaaaattaattatagttaagttttaataaaataatgaaatctttctacctcattcaaacataaatatatgattcccgttcatttttatttgaatttatgtttaaattatcttgaattattctataatacatttagttaataaaaattgatagaTTTGGAGGAAACCTTAGAAGTAAAATAGTTTCTCTCATTTTATTCATTAGCCTCTAggcttatatttatacaaaagatATAACTTGTCTAACAAGTTCATTACATATTCAATAATAGTAAATCTACTTATTTAGCAATAGGAGAATATTACACAAATATTAACTTTCCATTTAACTCGATCTCGTAATTTTTTCAGATctctaataaaaattgtgattttttcctgcacatgatgtaatacaaaaaattttaaaacggacatatattactcaatagatgaataaaaatacgggtacaatatcccacatcacCTAAAAAATTGGAAAATGGTTCAAAATCCTACTATAAACAAGACCAAAATAATTcataatacaaatgagtagaaattttgatttatcagacattcaaacttaaaaacttttatttggtttattcccattctttattttatagatttttaaaaagttgaatattatcaatatttaaaacttttaaaaatttaaatattataaatatttatattttttagaaagttaaactttataaaaaaatgttaaaaatattagaaataattaaatgtttatgaagttttgaatattataaatatttaaactttataagaagtttaaatattataaatatttaaatgtttatgaagtttcgaatattataaatatttgaactttataagaagtttaaatattataaatatttcaactttaaaaaaagttgaaagaccattaaaatattaataatatatttaaagtcttacgaaacttcaaatatgagaaatactcaaccgtaagtattataaatagttaaactttataagaattgtcaatcttataaaatgtaaatggttacaaacttaataaataatgtatcaactcaatctaatatttatggtactaaacaataaattttaaaaattaaaatgatatagtgcgagttaaaatatctcgggacatAGTTATATAGCAGGACGGGTTTGGTcgacatttatataaatttaaaatatcattaatttggtgttacacgaataaaacatcatttcattattttgttaacactatcggtaTCAAAGAATATACATATCtgattaaattgattaaatacatattatttaaaaaataaactatattgaggtaatatatggtttaaaatttaaaccataaaatatacaattattatataattataacatatataaccaacaaatataatttataacgttcagattgtgtttttttgtatgttattaGACCTGAGTAATGGAATGgattaataactttaaaaggtccaaagaagaagagatataacatttttagaaaaatatttttatacttaATAATCAAttggtttaaaataaattattaaattattgttaaaaaaattattatgatctactatattaaatatttcctTTGCAATTTAAATTATTGTTGTGCATCTTAATTACTTTTAAATCTACATAATCTATAGTTTTTGAAGTATTTTAGTCCTAACGAaagcatatattatataacctaaaaataaaaatactaatcaaaCCAATTCCGAACTAGAGCAAAGGCGATAAACAGAGCCCAGCATCTCGGCCTCCGCAAAAGCACACTTTGCTTGGGATAGAATTACCCAATTACGGAGCCCAGAGTTTTTGTCTCCACAATTATTTTACGTAGGACTACTTGatgtaagccgggagacgtccTGCCTCTCTTAAAGTTtcgaatcaaaataaaaatcaaaaatttctttttatgcAAAACATCTCGTATGTCAAAACATGACACTTTTATTTCAGTCCATCGCCATTACAAACACATTAATTGATGTCCTGAACTTAGGCACGACAAGCGGTGATCTCGCGAGCGTTCATCCTAAGACGGTTCGGCATAGGCCATAACAACTACAGTCCAGTTCTTTCCCATTCCTCAGAACGAGTTTCTAGTGCTCTGGTTTTCTTTTCGGCCTTGTCAAGGCAACCTATGGACTTCCTCCTCTTTGCCTCAATAAAACACTTGTTGCAATATGCAACCAGACAAGGTGGCCTCTCTGCCACTCCTCCAAGACCATTCTAGATCCAATCGCGCGGATGCGATTCGAGCAGCCTAAGCTTGGCCAACAAATCATATCGCATCCTTTCCACTACGATGAGGCGATTGCGATATTCTAGATGACGATTCTCAATCgctgaaaataaattttccatGTCAGATCTTTCTTCGGGTCTAACTCGGGACATCAGTGTCCATGGAACTTGGATGCTCAGGTAGTAGGGCATCCCTTTCAATTGCTTCTGCATTCGAAAATGTTGGAACATCGTTTCCAACCCTGAATGGAGAACCGACACTACCAATCAACCCTCCTCACTGGTTCTATGCAACCCTCCTCTGCTCGAAAAAGTAATCCTATAAACAAAGGATGAAGCTGTGTTATATTGTTCCAAGGAGGATGGGTTTCCAATTTAAAGATTGGAAAAGATCAATCCCCTCCGTGATTGAAactcaaattttccaaaattcaAGGGCATCTAAAGAAACAACAGGGGGCCACAAAGCGGGCAATGTTTTTACAAGGGCATGGCGCCCGGATAAAATAGGtctgaaaagaaaattaacaaatgcAAAGGAAAAGGCCCTCTCTTAAGCTTCCGGGAGATCGGATAGGTCGGCCTCGAACACGTCAGCATTGGACCCGTCCGGATCTCTGACGGAGTCCGGAGCCGGAACTCCAGGGTGAAGAAGACCGAAGCAAAGTTGGTTTTGAGATCGCCATCCTCCACCTCAATAATGTCCAATGCTTGAACAATGTCATTGGCCTTCATATGGTTCTCCTCGATTTCGGCGATCTGCTCATCGGGGATGGACGCGCCTTTCTCCAGCAAGTACTTCACCGTTTCTTTAACCCCAAACGCTTGGTTGAGGACATCCTCCTTAGGGCAAACTACCATTTCTTGCTCGAACAAAAAGGCCTTCCACTTGTCCAGACGATGTTGAGCCATTTTTATTGTCCCCTCGACCCTAGCTAGTCGATCTTGACGCAGTGTCGGATcatgatttgttgtttgttgtttttactCAATAAAAATTGTTTCAGGTGATGGATGCAAGAGCGTTGTGGATGAAAGAGCTTCAGAATCAAACCCATTCATCAAAAGAAAGTAGAGATAATATTCTTGAAGAAGACATTTCACCGTCAACTTCAAATTACTACAACCATGCTCCTCttgagtttttgtctccaaGAATATATGCTTTTGAACCTCCTTCAATCATGTATCGCGATTTCGAGCATGGGTCTGAATACGCTCAGTTCCGATAAAGCtgttattgatgaaaaacaaatacagaagAATGAAAAAAGTAGTGCAAGTCTTAGCCAAACACCTaaagatgttgttgttgatgatgacgatgatgattggccagaagaagaagattcagctAATTCTTGGGCTTCAATGTTCATAGTGAATGAGGATGATGTTTCTTTCAGTGATCTAGAAGGAGACGACAATATAAGTAGCTTAGCACTCAAGTCTAAGATTACATCAAAGGGCACAGACCAAAAAGAAACATGATACATCATCATCTGGCTTGTTGCTCTTCCCTGTCTCCACGAGATCGAAGCAAATAGAATTGAAAATAATGATGTGTGCTGAGTCAAATCGTGGAAAGTCATCTGAGTAAGATTTTTAAAGTATCTATTGTTATATATCTGAATTGGCGACTTGCTGCAGATTAGAGGATGGAGGGTTCTCCTGACTCTGGTCAACAATAACATGATCGTCGTCTAGAGTTTCAATGTCAACGAGCTCCTTTTAACCTGTCCCAATTCAGATTCTTCTGCGACTTCCGTTCCGGAGTTTGGATTTCAGATCGGTGATCGTGTTCCTAATGGAACTTGATGATTGAACCAGTGTGCTGGCAAAACTTGGGAAGTTGGTCCTAGCCCATGGCTTCCTCAACTCGTCATTGATTTATGAGATCCCACTCGCGGTTAATTTTTTCAAGGAGTATGTCTCTAACTTGACGATATCCACATGCCAATCTCATAGCTGATAAAGGGCAAGCTGCAAAAAAGTAAAGTCATATCAGGTCACAAAAGATATGTCCGATCTGGAGTAAACAGAGAATGAGACTATACCAGGTGAATTGTTCCACACTCTCCGCCTACCACACGCCGGATTTTTGAACGAATTATTGTCAACTCGGACTTAAAAGTAGCGATCATCCCAATCCTTGAAGTTGCTGACTTTTTCACCAATAAGGAAGTTATGGGCTGGTTTCATGTTGACCATCCAAGTTCCATTGACTTTTGACGACTTCAAATTCGTCAATTGCTCAAAGCAACTCCGATCTGAATTTTGGCTTTGGCTGCGATAGTGAGAGCCGCGACAAAGTTACATATGCTACCAGGGGTGAGTTGGCAGATCGCCACTTGCCGTCGATGAGTGTATAGAGTGAGCAGACTTGGAAGGGGAAACTAAAGGCGACATTGGTAGAAATAATCCTCATAAAGACAGATATATCCTTTTGGCGGATTCCAAGGGCGCTAATGATTCCCAGGGATTATGACAGACACGCTGCAGCTGTTAAGACCGcaggattttaaaataaagtgcTAACATAAACATATGATGCAGAAACATTATACAAATACCAAAACAAcctaaaaggttttacaagcaTCATACAGgtctaaaaacagagaaaataaaacTGAATCCTACAAATTGTCAACACACACCTCAATATGTGAAGAATATTCCATTAGTGAGGGGTAATGATATCATTTTTGTGCATATCTGGGTGTTTACCAATATCTAAGCTTTTTATGATGGTCGACCTTAAGTTCATCCtgaaatccaaactttttatgAAGTTCATCCTGAAGTTCAAGAAATATTTCCTGAATTTCGTGGATTCGTTCCTAAATTTTTGAGGAGTGTTGGTCGCTGGATGTTGGGTGCTGGTTTTTCAAGTTACAAGAACATGAGAAGGGATTACGCGAGCTATCTACAAAACTCAATATGGTGGCGTGtatgctcctttttttttgttttttttttcctttctaaatTTCTTGTAATCTTTCTTGAATGTTTGATTGCGAACATTTTTATATGCTTATCGATGAAAGTGTAGCTACCAATCCAAATATTTAATACAAACCTTCTTGAGTAtgttttaaaacaagttttatggtgAAAACCATCCAAATTAGCTTTATTATCCAAAATCCCAATGAAAACAAACACCATATGAAAACATCATTTAATATATCTAAAGCTCCCATCTTGACCACTACAACATCACAAGTAAACAAACGCCACACATGGTGTTTATGAACCACCATTGATACATCTAAAACCCACatcttctccaatattgtaTAAAAAGAACACACACACTCGTAAACTTTTAACTCATCTCCAAAGAGTTAGAAAAGAGTATCTTTGTTCAAAAGAACCCATcacaaatttgaataatattaataCTAAGAAACACACAAATTGAACAGCCAAAGTTAAAAATTTGGAATCTTTTTGGGAATAGGAAAAGATGAGATCTTTATGGTTACCCacataaaaaaaagaggacTTAGAAGAGGATTCTCTTTCATAGTCTGAAAAGCAAAATTTCAAACTGCAACAATGGCTTTTCTGGGAAGAAACTTTCTTCCACAAAACTCATCACTTCCTCTCCTCCACCAATGTATTTCTCTTTTACAAAAACCCTCGACCACAACACTCGTGCTGCCGGCGAAACATCACCACCATTGTCTCTTTCTCGGGCCATTAGATTTTGAAGCTCTTCTTTGAATCCCAATCCATCGACACATTTCTCTCACATACCACCACACCAAAGTTCTCAATCGCAGATCTCACGGTATTACACGCCTCCATCATCCGCCGCACACCGCACAACGACGTCGTGTAAATCACAACAcgattttctctctctttgcaAAATCTCAGGGATTCCTTCTACATTCAGATCTAATGGTTTCAAAACCTCTTTATGTCCAGTGATGGATTCGTGGGTGGTGTTCAAATTGAGATCTGAGTACGGAATGAATCGTGTTGGTTGAGgctgagaagaaacaaaataaacttgaattttattaatttattaagtttatttcaaaattaatatataaatttgtgctagttttgaaacatttgaaaacatgtgctaattgtagaagaaaatcttaaaatgGTGCTATTTTATCaattgtccaatttttttttggtttttacagCTTGCTtttattgataataattataaaaaaaaaaaaaaaaatgtttcctaCAACGTGCAGACTTCAAAATCTCCCACAAAGCTCCaaagtcttcttcatctccaatGGCAGTAGAAGTCAGAATTTACCgctccatcatcttctccaaatgatctctcaatctcattctcatcatcttcttctcactcaATCATCTTCCTTCTCATCCGTCTTTCTCCCAAAGCCCATCACCAAACCTACTCACTCCCTCTCCTTTAACTCTCTCTCCTCAAtgttcccttctctctctctccgtccACCTAaccccaccaccaccgccgtctCCGTCTCCGACAACAACCCTCTTCCCAATTCCGATCCAATCCCTCCTCTCCGTATCGCCATTATCGGATTTGGCAACTACGGCCAATTCCTCgccgaaaccctaatttctcaaGGCCACATTCTCTTCGCTCACTCCCGATCCGATCACTCCTCCGCTGCTCGTCGTCTCGGCGTCTCGTACTTCCCCGATCTTCACGACCTTTGCGAACGTCACCCTGACGTTGTCTTACTCTGTACTTCAATCCTCTCCATCGAGAATGTCCTCAAAACGCTGCCGTTTCAGAGACTCCGTCGCAGCACTCTCTTCGTTGATGTTCTCTCTGTGAAAGAGTTCGCtaagactcttcttcttcaatactTACCTGAAGATTTCGATATCCTCTGTACGCATCCAATGTTTGGTCCTCAGAGTGTGAATTCGAATCACGGCTGGGGAGGTTTAAGGTTTGTGTATGATAAAGTTAGGATTGGGGAAGATGAATTGAGAGTGTCAAGGTGTGAGAGTTTTCTTGgggtttttgagagagaaggtTGTAAGATGGTGGAGATGAGTTGTGCTGATCATGATAAGTTTGCTGCTGAGTCGCAGTTTATAACGCATACGCTTGGTCGGGTTTTGGGGATGTTGAGTTTGCAGTCTACGCCCATTAATACTAAAGGGTATGAGGCATTGCTTGACTTGACTGAGAATACTTGTGGGGATAGTTTTGATCTGTACTATGGGTTGTTTGTCTATAATAACAACTCCTTGGAGATGCTTGAGAGGATTGATTTAGCTTTCGAGGCATTGCGTAAGGAGCTTTTTAGTCGACTTCATGGTGTTGTGAGAAAGCAGTCTTTTGAATGTGAAGGTGAAACAAACAAAGTTCATGTTTTTCCAAATGGTTATGAAAATGATGCTTCTTTGGATTCGATGAGGTACACTGCTTCTTATGCTGTAGTTTTATTCCCACTTGGATTTGATTTCTTGTTGTGAAATCTCTATCAATTTGTGATCCTGCAGGTCAGAAGATGTGTCTCTCAAGTATGAATATAACCCCCAGCTCTCTGGCAGTGTTAATGACGGTTCGAGGCTCAAGATTGGTATTGTCGGGTTTGGCAATTTTGGACAGTTTCTAGCTAAAACAATGGTCAAGCAGGGTCACACGGTTTTAGCCTATTCCAGAACTAACTACACTGATGAAGCTGCAAAGCTGGGTGTCTCGTATTTCTCAGACCTTGATGATCTATTTGAAGAGCATCCTGAAGTTATTCTTCTCTGTACGTCTATCCTTTCGACTGAAAAAGTTCTCAAGTCACTCCCATTTCAGAGACTGAAGAGAAGCACCCTTTTTGTGGATGTGCTTTCCGTTAAAGAGTTCCCGAGGACTTTATTTATTCAAGTTCTCCCACaagaatttgatattttgtgcACACATCCCATGTTTGGACCAGAGAGTGGTAAAAATGGATGGAACGATCTTTCCTTTGTGTTTGATAAGGTTAGGATCGGAATGGATGATAGAAGAAAATCGAGGTGTGACAGTTTTCTTGATATATTTGCCCGTGAAGGGTGTTCTATGGTGGAGATGTCGTGTGCTGAACATGATTGGCATGCTGCTGGATCACAGTTCATCACACACACAGCGGGAAGGCTTCTGGAGAAGCTGAGCTTGGAATCTACTCCTGTCGATACGAAGGGTTATGAGACATTGCTAAAATTGGTGGAGAATACTGCTGGTGACAGCTTTGATCTTTACTATGGACTATTTTTATACAATCCTAATGCAATGGAACAGCTTGAGAGGTTTCATTTGGCTTTCGAATCATTGAAGAAACAGCTCTTTGGACGACTACATTCTCAACATTCTCATGAGCTAGCTATATCGCCTTCGCTAGAGCTGACTACGCTATAAAATAGCTTAAGTTAATGTTCTCTCAGTCCTGCTCCTTGACCACTAATTTTGTAATCCCATCTTCACGCATTACTGTTTTACTCAGAATATGGTGTTTGGGAGAAATCGTTTGGTCTTTGAAAGGCTTTGGtgtaagtttctttctttttttgtagcTTTTTCTTATCCTTTAGTGTGTATTTTGTCCTCCATACGGGCTTCACGGTCTCAACCGGTTATAAATGAACAGAAATAAAATGCaaacaaaagttttggttttgggtttcGAAAttgttttacttattttatttggtcCAAATACTTTGAACTTACAGATTTCAATGCCCATAGGTTTCTGAAAGAAAGGTacacttgtttctttttctctaatcaAATAACTGAATGGAGGAACTGTCTTAAGTTCCATATGCAGCTACCTAAGCACATGCAGGTACAACAACACTCCGCATATGCACAAACACTATGGAATGTGGAGCTATTGTTATTGGCTCCGTTGAATTTATATGTATCGGCTCTATAGGAGGTAAGTCTCCCATTGAATTAACCTGAAGAGCATTTCCGTTGAGTAGCATAGTCTGACTATGTAAGTTTCCATCCTTTGCTGTCAAGTGATACTCTTCTCTTTGGATTTCCCCATTACTATCCGAAGGAAGTTGGGAAGTTTCTCTTTTATAAGACTTCATGTGCTTTGTATGTCTCAGACTGAAAGTATT
The sequence above is a segment of the Camelina sativa cultivar DH55 chromosome 10, Cs, whole genome shotgun sequence genome. Coding sequences within it:
- the LOC104719228 gene encoding arogenate dehydrogenase 1, chloroplastic; protein product: MISQSHSHHLLLTQSSSFSSVFLPKPITKPTHSLSFNSLSSMFPSLSLRPPNPTTTAVSVSDNNPLPNSDPIPPLRIAIIGFGNYGQFLAETLISQGHILFAHSRSDHSSAARRLGVSYFPDLHDLCERHPDVVLLCTSILSIENVLKTLPFQRLRRSTLFVDVLSVKEFAKTLLLQYLPEDFDILCTHPMFGPQSVNSNHGWGGLRFVYDKVRIGEDELRVSRCESFLGVFEREGCKMVEMSCADHDKFAAESQFITHTLGRVLGMLSLQSTPINTKGYEALLDLTENTCGDSFDLYYGLFVYNNNSLEMLERIDLAFEALRKELFSRLHGVVRKQSFECEGETNKVHVFPNGYENDASLDSMRSEDVSLKYEYNPQLSGSVNDGSRLKIGIVGFGNFGQFLAKTMVKQGHTVLAYSRTNYTDEAAKLGVSYFSDLDDLFEEHPEVILLCTSILSTEKVLKSLPFQRLKRSTLFVDVLSVKEFPRTLFIQVLPQEFDILCTHPMFGPESGKNGWNDLSFVFDKVRIGMDDRRKSRCDSFLDIFAREGCSMVEMSCAEHDWHAAGSQFITHTAGRLLEKLSLESTPVDTKGYETLLKLVENTAGDSFDLYYGLFLYNPNAMEQLERFHLAFESLKKQLFGRLHSQHSHELAISPSLELTTL